The sequence below is a genomic window from Curtobacterium sp. MCPF17_002.
ACCGCACGCTGCGGCGGGTGAAGATCACCGATGCCGAGGGTGCTGCGAAGGTGTTCGAGCTGTTGATGGGCAACGACGTGGCTCCCCGCAAGGAGTTCATCCTCGCGGGCGAGGGTCTCGACCGCGACCGTATCGACGCGTAGGGGCAGGGCGGGGCGGGGCGGGGCGGTCGGTCGGCCGGTCGCGGCGCGCCGTCGGCAGTCCTGGTTTCGCGCTGAGCGACAGTTCACGGGCGCGTTGCCGCGTGAACTGTCGCTGCGCGCGAAATGCGCCCGACTGCCGTGAACCGGCGCCGTCCATCTCGTGCAGGCGAGCGATCGCGGCCGACCGAACGCGGTCGTCTGACGCGTTCGCACGGCGGACGGGAGGCACGCGACGGGTCCGCCCCGCGCCTCCAGTCCGCTGCTCGACGGCCACACGACGATGGCGGTGCCTCGCCGGAGCGAGACACCGCCGCAGGAGCGCCTCAGCGCACCAGCGCGCAGCGCGCAGCGCGACCGCTACGCGTCGCCCGCTGTCCCGTCGAGCGCCGCCGCACTCCCGCCGATCGTGCCGATGACCGCGTCGAGCGGCGCACCCGACCCGTCGCGCTTCGACAACCAGTCCGGCAGGGTGCGAGCGGCGCCGTCCGTCCCGACGGCGTGCGGGGGAGCGATGCCCGCCCACGCCACGGTGATGCCGTCCTCGCCCTTCAGGAACGCGTGCGCCCGGACGCCCTGCGTCGCGCGGCCCTTCGCCGGGAACTCCGTGAGCGCCGACACCTTCGCACGGCCGGTGTCGGTGCCGGGGAGCGCGGACGAGGAGGTCGACACGGTGGCGACCACGGCGTCGTCGGAGCGAGCCACGGACCCGAACCAGACCACGGATGCGTCCGAGGCCAGTGCCACGCCGGCGACACCACCCGCGGGGAGCCCCTGCGGCCGGACGGCCGAGGCGGGGAACCGCAGGAGCTGCGCGTTCGAGGTGATGAACACCAGGTCGTCGGACTCCGGCGCCTGTGTGCCGCCGACGACCGAGTCACCGGGCTTCAGCCCGATCGCGACGACTTCGTCCTTGTCCTGCCAGGCACCAGCCGTGACGCGCTTCACGATGCCCTGCGCGGTGCCGATCGCGAGCGAGTCGGGGGCTCCGGGCGACAGGTCGACGAGGGCGACGACCGTCTCCGTACGGGGCGTGCCGAGGTACTCCGTCACCCGGACCCCGGCGTCGAGCCGGACCGAGGCGGGTGGCACGGCGGGGACGTCGACCGGCGAGAACCGGAGCACCCGCCCGGTCGAGGTGAGCGCGCCGACCTGCCCGCGCACCGTCGAGACCACGGAGGACCGGACCGCGTCGTGCTTCGACCGCTTCGGCACCCGGACGATCCCGAGGTCCGAGGTGGGGATGTCGACCCGCACCAGTCGGCCCGTGGTGGAGAGCAGCACGCGGCACGGGGCGTCGGCGATCTGGAGCGACTCCGGGTCGACGGCGGCCTTGCGACCGCCGCGGACCGGAGCGTCGGCCTCGGTGAGGAGCGTCCGCCGCGGCGTGGCGAACTTGTCCGACACCTCGGTGAGCTCGAGCGCCACCTGGGCACGGAGCCGCTCGTCGGAGGCCAGGAGTTCCTCGAGCGCGGCGATCTCCTTGAGGAGCTGGTCACGCTCGCCCTCGAGTTCGAGGCGGGAGAACTTCGTCAGGCGACGGAGTCGGAGCTCGAGGATGTACTCGGCCTGCACCTCGGACAGGTCGAAGACGTCCTGCAGCTTTGAGCGTGCGGCCTCGGAGTCGTCCGACGAGCGGATGACCTCGATGACCTCGTCGATGTCGAGGATCGCGACGAGCAGCCCCTCGACGAGGTGCAGTCGCTCCTTCCGGCGTGCCAGCCGGTACTGCGATCGCCGCGTGACGACGGACAGCCGGTGCTGGACGTAGACGTCGAGCAGTTCGCGGAGGCCGAGCGTGCGCGGCGACCCGCCGACGAGCGCGACGTTGTTGATGCCGAAGCCGTCCTCGAGCGGGGTGTGCTTGTAGAGCTGCTCGAGCACCGCGGTCGGGTTGAAGCCGGACTTGATGCCGATCACGAGCCGGAGCCCGTGGTTGCGGTCGGTCAGGTCGTTGACGTCGGAGATGCCGACGAGCTTCTTCGCCTGGACGCCGTCCTTGATCTTCTCGATGACGCGCTCGGGGCCGACCAGGTACGGCAGCTCGGTGACGACGAGGCCGGCCTTCCGGGGCGTGAGGTTCTCGACGGACACCTTCGCCCGCGTGCGGAACGAGCCACGGCCACTGGCGTAGGCGTCGCGCACCCCGGACAGGCCGACGATGGTGCCACCGGAGGGCAGGTCGGGCCCCGGCACGAACTCCATGAGCTCCTCGAGGGAGGCGCCAGGGTTCATGAGCAGGTGCTTCGCGGCCTCGACGACCTCGCCGAGGTTGTGCGGCGCCATGTTCGTGGCCATGCCGACCGCGATGCCCGACGCGCCGTTGACGAGCAGGTTCGGGAACGCCGCCGGCAGCACCCCGGGCTGCATGATCTGGTTGTCGTAGTTCGGGACGAAGTCGACCACGTCCTCGCCGAGGCCCTCCGTCATCGCCATCGACGGTTCGGCCAGTCGTGCTTCGGTGTACCGCGCCGCGGCGGGACCGTCGTCGAGCGACCCGAAGTTGCCGTGCCCGTCGACGAGCGGCACGCGCATGGTGAACGGCTGCGCCATCCGCACCAGCGCGTCGTAGATCGCGCCGTCGCCGTGCGGGTGCAGCTTGCCCATCACCTCGCCGGTGACGCGGGCGCTCTTGACGTGCCCGCGGTCGGGCCGCAGGCCCATCTCGGACATCTGGTAGAGGATGCGCCGTTGCACCGGCTTGAGGCCGTCGCGTGCGTCGGGGAGCGCCCGTGAGTAGATGACGGAGTACGCGTACTCGAGGAAGGAGCCCTGCATCTCCTCGGAGACGTCGACGTCCTCGATGCGTTCACCGTCGGGCAGGCCGACTGCTTCCGTGCGTGCCATGGCACCTTTCTGGGACACTGGGGGAGATGGGAACAAGCGTACCGACGGCCCCCGACGCCACCGCGAACCTCGCCGACGTCTTCCCGAGTTGCCTCGTGGCACTCGGGGTTGCGGACGACGCGTGGTTGCGCACCACCGGACTGGAGGCACGGATCACCCTCCGTCCCGCCCGTTCCGCGATCGTCGTGCTGGTCGACGGCCTGGGGGCCGGCGCACTGGCCGCCCGGGCGG
It includes:
- a CDS encoding DNA topoisomerase IV subunit A; this encodes MARTEAVGLPDGERIEDVDVSEEMQGSFLEYAYSVIYSRALPDARDGLKPVQRRILYQMSEMGLRPDRGHVKSARVTGEVMGKLHPHGDGAIYDALVRMAQPFTMRVPLVDGHGNFGSLDDGPAAARYTEARLAEPSMAMTEGLGEDVVDFVPNYDNQIMQPGVLPAAFPNLLVNGASGIAVGMATNMAPHNLGEVVEAAKHLLMNPGASLEELMEFVPGPDLPSGGTIVGLSGVRDAYASGRGSFRTRAKVSVENLTPRKAGLVVTELPYLVGPERVIEKIKDGVQAKKLVGISDVNDLTDRNHGLRLVIGIKSGFNPTAVLEQLYKHTPLEDGFGINNVALVGGSPRTLGLRELLDVYVQHRLSVVTRRSQYRLARRKERLHLVEGLLVAILDIDEVIEVIRSSDDSEAARSKLQDVFDLSEVQAEYILELRLRRLTKFSRLELEGERDQLLKEIAALEELLASDERLRAQVALELTEVSDKFATPRRTLLTEADAPVRGGRKAAVDPESLQIADAPCRVLLSTTGRLVRVDIPTSDLGIVRVPKRSKHDAVRSSVVSTVRGQVGALTSTGRVLRFSPVDVPAVPPASVRLDAGVRVTEYLGTPRTETVVALVDLSPGAPDSLAIGTAQGIVKRVTAGAWQDKDEVVAIGLKPGDSVVGGTQAPESDDLVFITSNAQLLRFPASAVRPQGLPAGGVAGVALASDASVVWFGSVARSDDAVVATVSTSSSALPGTDTGRAKVSALTEFPAKGRATQGVRAHAFLKGEDGITVAWAGIAPPHAVGTDGAARTLPDWLSKRDGSGAPLDAVIGTIGGSAAALDGTAGDA